A window of the Chaetodon trifascialis isolate fChaTrf1 chromosome 9, fChaTrf1.hap1, whole genome shotgun sequence genome harbors these coding sequences:
- the pnkp gene encoding bifunctional polynucleotide phosphatase/kinase, with the protein MSCTLVSASGVRVPLENGRAVILGRGPDTGVTDKKCSRHQVKVVACYADQDVVVTQLGPNPSFLDGEQLGRGQSGKLTHGGTLYLVNQNHPFKVHYSLNSNGAASSAEQKRLKATDKTKGGRNGKEAQSSPNPKRSIKDFFSTSPMKPSKRQLSPERGHPEVKRQRREEEASDRRAKEEEEEEEEERLAEEKLKQLQELAEKSKTERSNRTQPSSSSSSSSSSKGCLKSSWQQIGNLMLYTAAGVKGSDKIAGFDIDGCIITTKSGKVFPTAPDDWKILYPEIQPRLASLLKKGYKVVFFTNQMGISKGKLRPEVFKSKVEDVLTTLQLPVQVFVATGPGIYRKPVMGMWNHLREKANDGVTVDKTQSLYVGDAAGRPENWAPGKKKKDFSCSDRLFALNIGLQFYTPEEYFLGWKSAPYSLPKFDPRRIDGTAALYDPPSASLTSSKTEVIVAVGFPASGKSTFFHTHIIPKGYVYVNRDTLGSWQSCVSACERALREGRSVAVDNTNPDPESRKRYVDVAKAAGVPCRCFHFSASLEQAKHNNRFREMVPSDSKHAKVNDMVFHSYKKHFVAPALAEGFSAILQIHFVPKFEDSQSETLFRQFSEG; encoded by the exons ATGTCGTGTACGCTGGTAAGCGCCTCTGGAGTTCGGGTCCCTCTGGAGAACGGGAGAGCTGTGATTCTGGGCCGAGGTCCGGACACCGGGGTCACCGACAAGAAATGCTCCAGGCACCAGG tgaagGTGGTGGCTTGCTATGCAGACCAGGATGTGGTTGTTACCCAG CTAGGTCCAAATCCCAGTTTCCTGGACGGTGAGCAGCTGGGCCGGGGCCAATCTGGTAAGCTCACCCATGGAGGCACCCTGTACCTGGTGAACCAGAACCATCCCTTTAAAGTGCACTACTCCCTGAACTCAAATGGAGCAGCCTCCAGCGCTGAgcagaaaagactgaaagcCACAGATAAGACGAAGGGGGGAAGAAACGGGAAAGAGGCACAGTCAAGTCCAAATCCCAAGCGCAGCATCAAGGATTTCTTTTCTACGTCTCCCATGAAG CCATCTAAAAGACAGCTGAGCCCAGAGAGGGGCCACCCTGAGGTGAAGCGTCAAAGACGAGAAGAGGAGGCCTCAGATAGACGAGcgaaagaagaggaggaggaggaggaagaggagagactAGCAGAGGAGAAGCtcaagcagctgcaggagtTGGCAGAGAAGTCTAAGACGGAGAGGAGTAACCGCACTCAGCCCtcgtcctcttcatcatcttcctcctcttcaaaaGGCTGTTTAAAGAGCAGCTGGCAGCAGATAGGCAACCTGATGCTTTACACTGCTGCTGGTGTCAAAGGGAGCGACAAG ATAGCTGGGTTTGACATCGATGGTTGCATCATCACCACCAAGTCTGGCAAAGTCTTTCCCACCGCACCAGATGACTGGAA GATTCTGTACCCTGAGATTCAGCCAAGGCTGGCCAGCTTGCTCAAAAAAGGATATAAG GTGGTGTTCTTCACCAACCAGATGGGGATCTCCAAAGGCAAACTGAGACCAGAAGTCTTTAAGTCTAAAGTGGAGGACGTCCTCACCACACTGCAGCTGCCTGTGCAG gtgtttgtAGCAACTGGTCCAGGTATCTACAGGAAACCAGTGATGGGAATGTGGAATCACTTGCGTGAGAAG GCAAATGATGGCGTGACTGTCGACAAGACACAGAGCTTATATGTAGGAG ATGCTGCAGGTCGGCCGGAGAACTGGGCtccagggaagaagaagaaggatttCTCCTGCAGTGACCGACTG TTTGCTCTGAACATTGGGTTGCAGTTCTACACCCCAGAGGAGTACTTCCTGGGCTGGAAGAGCGCCCCCTACAGCCTGCCCAAGTTCGACCCT AGGAGGATCGACGGCACTGCAGCACTTTATGACCCACCGTCTGCCTCCCTCACCTCCAGCAAGACAGAAGTCATTGTTGCTGTGGGTTTCCCTGCAT cGGGTAAATCCACCTTCTTCCACACGCACATCATTCCAAAAGGCTACGTGTATGTCAACAGG gaCACGCTCGGTTCGTGGCAGAGCTGCGTGTCGGCATGTGAGCGCGCTCTGAGGGAGGGCCGCAGCGTCGCCGTAGACAACACCAACCCAGACCCAGAGTCTCGCAAACG CTACGTGGATGTGGCCAAGGCCGCAGGAGTGCCCTGTCGCTGTTTCCACTTCTCGGCCTCTCTGGAGCAagccaaacacaacaacaga TTCCGTGAGATGGTTCCATCAGACAGCAAACACGCCAAGGTCAATGACATGGTTTTCCACAGCTACAA GAAACACTTTGTGGCTCCCGCTCTCGCTGAGGGATTCTCCGCGATTCTCCAGATCCACTTTGTCCCGAAATTTgaagacagccaatcagaaacccTGTTCCGGCAGTTTTCTGAGGGCTGA
- the mfrp gene encoding membrane frizzled-related protein, with the protein MSDLSQVTVYSNSSDIYKNVFCNPAFELEGEREERVEGFRTSSSTPEPIKPPAANLGLGLFGVCVMRLRAPGCGWGVVVISAAALLLLAALGLALALILTQIKGQAVDDQLLLTSPPDLLTAEDGASHTLPTISANRNQLHSTTAPQPARIPPSETRCGGVLTDSEGSFSSPNHPGSYPPNLLCVWVIRVPPPSVIQIHVSSLAVEGPSPCLFDWLEVQEQIEHNSVVTRFCGNVAPPTVNTNSSTVWVTFRSDGSIAGSGFTAQYKAILPGHKSCSREEFMCDSGRCLLPVSVCDGHPNCHDQTDEANCSHKHKECGGQKTGPYGYLSSPNHPRPYPHQQLCIWYLSVDEGHVITLSFRNFSLETQDVCEFDYVEVHDSIDTGAGRVLGRFCGTTFPPDLTSSGPHMTVVFVADEGVADSGFNASYQAVSVLERTCGPSQFACSTGECLQQQWLCDGWNDCPDGADEQGCGNSTYPPFTSSCEFIEVEMCRGLSYNLTSFPNIWLSIADQREAATLLRQYRVLMELACFEPLRRLVCGMFLPQCSPQGGVLQPCRSVCSSAEQQCSQALDLFSFSWPFNCHLLPDSQDPMECSLP; encoded by the exons ATGTCTGACCTCAGTCAAGTTACAGTGTACTCAAACTCTTCAGATATTTATAAG AATGTGTTCTGCAATCCTGCCTTTGAGCTGGAGGGGGAGcgagaggagagggtggagggattCAGGACATCGTCATCCACCCCTGAACCAATCAAACCGCCAGCAGCTA ACCTAGGCTTGGGTCTGTTTGGGGTGTGCGTGATGCGTCTGCGGGCCCCGGGTTGTGGCTGGGGGGTGGTGGtgatctctgctgctgccctgctcCTGCTGGCAGCCCTCGGGCTGGCACTCGCTCTCATCCTCACAC AGATAAAAGGCCAGGCAGTGGACGATCAGTTGTTGTTGACCAGCCCCCCAGACCTGCTGACTGCAGAAGATGGAGCGTCCCATACTCTACCCACAATCTCTGCCAACAGAAATCAACTGCACAGCACAACTGCACCACAGCCTGCTAGGATCCCACCATCTGAAACAC GTTGTGGAGGAGTCTTGACTGACTCAGAGGGCAGTTTCAGTTCTCCAAACCACCCTGGCTCCTACCCCCCCaacttgctgtgtgtgtgggtgatcCGAGTCCCACCACCCTCCGTGATCCAGATCCATGTTTCCTCTCTGGCTGTCGAGGGACCGTCTCCCTGTCTGTTTGACTGGCTTGAGGTGCAGGAGCAGATAGAGCATAACTCTGTGGTCACCAG GTTCTGTGGTAACGTGGCACCACCAAcagtcaacacaaacagcagcacagtgtgggTCACCTTCCGCTCTGATGGCAGCATCGCAGGCAGCGGCTTCACTGCACAATACAAGGCCATACTGCCTGGACACA agAGCTGCTCCAGAGAGGAGTTCATGTGTGACAGCGGTCGCTGTCtgctgcctgtgtctgtgtgtgacggTCATCCTAACTGCCACGACCAAACGGATGAGGCAAACTGCAGCCATAAACACAAAG AATGTGGTGGGCAGAAGACCGGGCCGTATGGTTACCTGTCAAGTCCAAACCACCCGAGGCCTTATCCTCACCAGCAG TTGTGCATATGGTATTTATCTGTTGACGAGGGTCACGTCATCACACTGAGCTTCAGGAACTTCAGCCTGGAGACTCAggatgtgtgtgagtttgaTTATGTGGAGGTGCACGACAGCATCGACACAGGAGCTGGAAGAGTGCTGGGAAG GTTTTGTGGCACCACCTTCCCTCCAGACCTGACCTCCTCCGGCCCCCACATGACTGTGGTGTTTGTGGCCGATGAGGGAGTGGCCGACAGCGGCTTCAATGCCTCATACCAGGCTGTGTCTGTATTGGAGA GGACATGTGGGCCCAGCCAGTTTGCCTGCAGTACAGGGGAGtgtcttcagcagcagtggttgtGTGACGGATGGAACGACTGCCCTGACGGAGCAGATGAGCAGGGCTGTGGAAACTCCACCTACCCTCCCTTCA CTTCATCGTGTGAGTTCATAGAAGTAGAGATGTGTCGAGGTCTCAGCTACAACCTCACCTCATTCCCAAACATCTGGTTGTCCATTGCTGATCAGAGAGAAGCTGCCACACTCCTGCGACAGTATCGG GTGCTGATGGAGCTGGCCTGCTTTGAGCCCTTGCGAAGACTGGTGTGTGGGATGTTTCTGCCCCAGTGCAGCCCTCAGGGCGGCGTCCTCCAGCCCTGCCGCTcagtctgctcctctgctgagcagcagtgCAGCCAAGCCCTGGATCTCTTCTCCTTCAGCTGGCCCTTCAACTGCCACCTCCTGCCCGACTCACAGGACCCCATGGAGTGCTCGCTGCCTTGA
- the LOC139336817 gene encoding complement C2, with product MCKSILWILLFISVWEASVQEYEYNYEDEAYEDPQPLNCSTTESIKNGHVTYSQGGLEGSVLTYHCSPGQYPFPVSYRLCSADGEWSPMRLANGRLASQATCKDMLCPAQIQLDNGDFWPRDQWFRVGATQSFSCLEGFTLYGSAQRNCTISGEWTGTTPVCDNHADDCNDPGIPPGAQRSAGQFHTGQKLIFSCQAGLDLLGSAERVCLENREWSGSAPRCQGLHTFDSPSDVAAAMAGSLAGVMDVLSPDSKKKDARMYFGRTVRVAEGSRLNVYILLDTSGSIRKQDFELSRDATIALIRKLDSYEVQLKFHVLSFASEAKDIVDIRESDISGSTDDVIWRLMEFDYHSHGQKTGTNLHAALHRVSEVINFLKQNSARNHFNETQNIIIIETDGYSNTGNKPQIALAQIRNLLGYHNTSHDHTDETMLDVYVFGVGDQVKKDQLNSLASNKRGEKHVFVLKNFQTLGEVFNSMISDKGVTMCGVAQEDISKGQEEDAGVHTKPWHVTVTASMPCVGSIVSQNWVLTAAHCFARASTDKVSQQVDIQHGEGIVFSKRVIMHPKYNTRALKHRNVTEFYDYDVALVQVNKSIPLSWKARPICLPCTVPGSRAMKRVNSTCQQHREELLSHKETVAYFIHKNSKRKETHIQTESQRPSCVEKAWLTLKEPTNVTLDEYVPDTFLCSGGSSGYQDAITCKGDSGGSLFLQKRKRYFQVGVVSWGTVNVCDPLLSLRGRYSSDRPPPDARDFHIDLFKIMPWLKEHLGEEIQFLS from the exons ATGTGTAAGTCCATACTATGGATcctgctcttcatctctgtctggGAGG CGTCTGTGCAGGAGTACGAGTACAATTATGAGGACGAAGCATACGAGGATCCACAGCCTCTGAACTGCTCGACTACAGAGAGCATCAAAAATGGACATGTAACCTACTCACAG GGAGGGCTGGAGGGCAGTGTGCTGACCTATCACTGCAGTCCGGGACAGTACCCTTTCCCGGTCAGCTACAGGCTCTGCAGTGCTGATGGGGAGTGGTCGCCCATGAGATTAGCCAATGGCAGACTAGCGTCTCAAGCCACATGCAAAG ACATGTTGTGTCCGGCTCAGATCCAGCTGGATAATGGTGACTTCTGGCCCAGGGACCAGTGGTTTCGTGTTGGGGCGACGCAGAGCTTCTCTTGCCTTGAAGGGTTCACCCTGTATGGGTCAGCCCAGAGGAACTGCACCATCTCTGGGGAGTGGACAGGGACCACTCCTGTCTGTGACAACCATG ctgaCGACTGTAATGACCCTGGAATCCCACCAGGGGCCCAGAGGTCAGCAGGCCAgtttcacacaggacaaaaGCTGATCTTCTCGTGCCAGGCTGGCCTCGATCTGCTTGGGTCGGCTGAAAGGGTTTGCCTGGAGAACAGGGAGTGGAGCGGTTCAGCACCACGGTGCCAAG GTCTGCACACCTTTGACTCCCCTAGCGATGTGGCAGCAGCCATGGCAGGGTCACTTGCAGGAGTCATGGACGTGCTCTCACCAGACTCCAAAAAGAAAG atgcAAGGATGTACTTTGGCCGAACCGTGCGTGTGGCTGAAGGCAGTCGTCTGAACGTCTACATTTTACTGGACACATCAGGAAGCATCAGAAAGCAGGACTTTGAATTATCCAGGGATGCCACCATCGCTCTTATCAGAAAG CTGGACAGCTACGAGGTGCAGCTGAAGTTTCACGTGTTGTCGTTCGCCAGCGAGGCTAAAGACATTGTGGACATCAGAGAATCGGATATAAGCGGTAGCACAGATGATGTGATATGGCGTCTGATGGAGTTCGACTACCACA GCCATGGGCAAAAGACAGGCACCAACCTCCATGCTGCTCTGCACCGTGTCAGTGAGGTGATCAACTTCTTAAAGCAAAACAGTGCCAGGAACCATTTTAATGAGACTCagaacatcatcatcatagaAACAGACG GTTACTCCAACACTGGCAACAAGCCTCAGATTGCCCTGGCCCAGATCCGGAATCTGCTGGGTTACCACAACACATCCCACGATCACACCGATGAGACCATGCTGG atgtcTACGTGTTTGGTGTTGGGGATCAAGTGAAGAAAGATCAGCTGAACTCCTTAGCCTCAAACAAACGTGGTGAGAAGCACGTCTTCGTTCTGAAAAACTTCCAAACTCTGGGAGAGGTGTTCAACAGCATGATTA GTGACAAGGGCGTGACGATGTGTGGGGTAGCTCAGGAAGACATCTCtaagggacaggaggaggatgcAGGAGTCCACACCAAACCCTGGCACGTCACTGTGACAGCT TCTATGCCGTGTGTTGGATCCATTGTGAGCCAGAACTGGGTGctcacagctgctcactgcTTTGCCAGAGCAAGCACAGACAAAGTCTCTCAGCAGGTGGACATACAACACG GTGAGGGCATTGTGTTTTCCAAGAGGGTGATCATGCACCCCAAGTACAACACCAGAgcactcaaacacagaaatgtgacCGAGTTCTATGACTACGACGTAGCTCTGGTACAAGTGAACAAGAGCATCCCGCTCTCCTGGAAAGCCAG ACCCATCTGCTTGCCATGTACCGTGCCAGGCAGCCGTGCCATGAAGAGAGTCAATTCTACCTGTCAGCAGCACC GGGAGGAACTACTCTCACACAAGGAGACTGTTGCCTATTTCATCCATAAGAACTCCAAACGCAAAGAAACACATATTCAAACAGAGAGTCAG AGGCCTAGCTGTGTCGAGAAGGCGTGGCTAACGCTGAAGGAGCCCACCAATGTGACTTTGGATGAGTATGTACCTGACACATTCCTTTGTTCCGGCGGATCCTCAGGATACCAGGATGCCATCACCTGTAAAG GTGACTCTGGTGGATCCCTGTTTCTGCAAAAAAGAAAGCGTTACTTTCAG GTGGGAGTAGTGAGCTGGGGCACCGTGAACGTATGCGACCCACTCCTCTCACTTCGGGGAAGGTACAGCAGTGACAGGCCGCCTCCTGACGCTCGAGACTTTCACATCGACCTGTTCAAGATAATGCCGTGGCTGAAAGAGCATCTTGGCGAGGAGATCCAGTTCCTCTCCTGA
- the LOC139336470 gene encoding TRPM8 channel-associated factor homolog — MSNQPIQNHHEGAYMALMRGLSELDLRGPCVPSDLVLIGDHAFPLAMNSRGQVLMAASLYGRGRIVVLGHEGYLKTFPALVENALTWLRGDGSDNLSVGVHNNVKVVADNLSKSSFQTKVVGAFSNSLGVGVYVTDAYSVGADAKNLVVFLKAGGGVLIAGQAWHWASVHPKENTLLQFDGNKVSGVAGVYFSERYGEAECLPVYPQIPSSWMTVVIGKDFEDDLEFLLQGVSEFDLQGGAIASEVLIHGPLAFPIGTTDNGRAFLAGAYYGQGRVIVVTHEGFLGRETLAPFWINAIHWLDEGRQGVVGVVPDHALKVLSKSGLKCEKTKFRKDLSVFVCTAYSGDHVKEIQDFVAEGGGLLIGGHAWYWAQTHHGQNPMTDFSGNKILNKMGLSLLGATISGGVYKAPVPSQAIKDTYHFRHLLHRFAGHVTQGGELTKHEEECLKRLGKDCAAYLHMKAYDCSSYTQVVSTLTDILKKSGMPQVCDSCPVKSPKDHLLLSVGAEVYKVCPDPDALLPYLIKHNPLMPVVYNHRIKINANTSGGEEWISTGLYLSPGMKTYMAIPAEIVNKEWKIQIGCQTDHLNAAELKRAPCVHERFPVTSEMIQVWNLWGGLIYLVAPPKTQVEDAEVIVQIAVPAPYYKSGVTTAADWSLLRTAPSPWAELEFDNIILTVPSDVVRDLERPDELAALWNDIMKGVADLAVIPCKFPRKERIVADVQISCGWMHAGYPIMGHRPTAAEMVSINHAKSKGLWGPIHELGHNQQRSCWEFPSHTTECTCNLWSVYVHEEVLGINRAQAHPNMTLANRKCRAKEYAKGGKNLSSWSMWVALETYVQLQEKFGWDAFKKVFAAYHEMSNFPNDNKGKMNLYAETFSQTVGMNLAGFFKAWGWPIETATEMKLGSLPPWTDHPMVQYD; from the exons ATGTCCAACCAGCCCATCCAAAACCACCATGAAGGGGCCTACATGGCTCTGATGAGAGGCTTGAGTGAGCTGGACCTCCGAGGCCCCTGTGTTCCCAGTGACCTGGTTCTGATTGGAGATCATGCTTTTCCTTTAGCAATGAACAGTCGAGGCCAGGTCCTGATGGCTGCCTCTCTGTATGGCCGTGGAAGGATTGTGGTCCTGGGTCATGAGGGCTACCTGAAAACCTTTCCTGCTCTGGTAGAGAACGCTCTGACCTGGCTGAGAGGAGATGGATCTGACAACTTGTCTGTGGGGGTCCACAACAATGTCAAGGTGGTCGCTGATAACCTCAGCAAATCCAGCTTCCAAACTAAAGTTGTGGGGGCCTTTAGTAACAGTCTGGGGGTCGGTGTGTATGTGACTGATGCCTACAGCGTGGGTGCAGATGCAAAGAACCTGGTGGTGTTTCTGaaagctggaggaggagtgcTGATAGCAGGGCAGGCGTGGCACTGGGCTTCAGTTCACCCTAAAGAGAACACGCTGCTTCAGTTCGATGGGAACAAAGTTTCTGGTGTGGCAGGGGTCTACTTTTCTGAGCGTTACGGTGAGGCAGAGTGTCTGCCTGTCTACCCACAGATCCCATCCTCATGGATGACTGTAGT AATCGGTAAAGATTTTGAGGATGACCTGGAGTTTTTACTGCAGGGGGTTTCAGAGTTTGATCTCCAGGGTGGAGCAATCGCATCTGAGGTTCTGATCCACGGCCCACTAGCCTTTCCCATCGGGACCACAGACAATGGACGGGCGTTCCTGGCAGGAGCTTACTATGGCCAAGGACGGGTCATTGTGGTGACACATGAAGGATTTCTAGGACGAGAG ACACTGGCTCCATTTTGGATCAATGCCATTCATTGGTTGGACGAAGGCCGGCAGGGCGTTGTTGGTGTAGTGCCAGATCATGCACTCAAAGTTCTCAGCAAGTCCGGGTTGAAGTGTGAGAAGACAAAGTTCAGGAAAGACctgagtgtatttgtgtgcacagCATACAGCGGTGACCATGTGAAGGAAATCCAAGATTTtgtggcagagggaggaggccTGCTGATTGGTGGACACGCCTGGTACTGGGCACAGACACACCATGGACAAAACCCAATGACTGATTTCTCAG GGAACAAGATTCTGAACAAAATGGGCTTGAGTCTGTTGGGGGCGACAATCAGCGGAGGTGTATACAAGGCTCCTGTGCCCAGCCAGGCCATCAAAGACACTTACCACTTCCGCCACCTTCTACATCGCTTCGCTGGTCATGTAACCCAGGGTGGAGAACTTACCAAGCATGAGGAGGAATGCCTTAAAAGGCTTGGCAAGGACTGCGCCGCATACCTGCACATGAAGGCTTATGACTGCTCGTCCTATACACAGGTTGTATCCACCCTTACTGACATCTTAAAGAAGTCAGGCATGCCACAG GTGTGTGACAGCTGCCCTGTGAAGAGCCCCAAagaccacctcctcctcagtgtgGGGGCTGAGGTATATAAGGTTTGCCCAGATCCTGATGCCCTCTTGCCCTACCTCATCAAGCATAACCCCTTGATGCCGGTTGTCTACAACCACAGAATCAAGATTAATGCTAATACATCAG GAGGGGAGGAGTGGATCAGTACAGGTCTCTACCTGTCTCCTGGCATGAAGACCTACATGGCCATACCAGCAGAGATTGTCAACAAGGAATGGAAG ATCCAGATAGGCTGTCAAACAGACCATCTCAAcgctgcagagctgaagagagCACCATGTGTTCATGAGCGCTTTCCTGTTACTTCAGAGATGATCCAGGTGTGGAACCTATGGGGGGGGCTCATCTACCTGGTGGCTCCACCCAAGACACAAGTGGAGGACGCAGAGGTCATAGTGCAGATTGCTGTACCTGCACCATATTATAAATCTG GTGTGAcaacagctgctgattggtcgCTGCTGCGCACAGCTCCTTCACCCTGGGCAGAACTGGAGTTTGACAACATCATCCTTACTGTACCATCAGATGTTGTTCGGGACCTGGAGCGCCCCGATGAGTTGGCAGCGCTCTGGAATGACATCATGAAGGGCGTTGCTGATCTGGCTGTCATCCCATGCAAATTTCCCCGCAAAGAACGCATTGTTGCGGACGTGCAGATTTCCTGTG GTTGGATGCATGCAGGTTATCCTATAATGGGACACAGGCCCACAGCAGCTGAGATGGTCAGCATTAACCATGCTAAGAGTAAAGGCCTGTGGGGCCCCATCCATGAACTGGGACACAACcaacagaggagctgctgggaGTTCCCATCACACACTACAGAGTGTACATGCAACCTGTGGTCAGTGTATGTGCATGAAGAGGTGCTGGGGATCAACAGGGCACAG GCTCATCCAAATATGACTTTAGCAAATCGCAAGTGTCGAGCAAAGGAGTATGCCAAGGGGGGCAAGAACCTGAGCAGCTGGAGCATGTGGGTGGCCCTGGAGACATATGTGCAG CTCCAGGAAAAGTTTGGCTGGGATGCCTTTAAGAAGGTGTTTGCTGCCTACCACGAGATGTCCAACTTTCCCAACGACAACAAAGGAAAGATGAACCTGTATGCGGAGACTTTCTCCCAGACTGTGGGGATGAACCTGGCTGGATTCTTCAAGGCCTGGGGCTGGCCCATCGAAACAGCTACTGAGATGAAACTCGGCAGCCTGCCTCCCTGGACTGACCACCCCATGGTCCAGTATGACTGA